One Trichoderma asperellum chromosome 5, complete sequence genomic region harbors:
- the NOP10 gene encoding snoRNP complex protein, with the protein MHLMYTLDASGNRLYTLKKVAHGQVTKSAHPARFSPDDKWSRQRVTLKRRFALLLTQQKAEAM; encoded by the exons ATGCATCTGATGTACACCCTCGACGCCAGCGGCAACCGCCTCTACACCCTCAAGAAGGTCGCCCACGGCCAGGTCACCAAGTCTGCGCACCCTGCGCGCTTCTCGCCCGATGACAAGTGGTCTCGCCAGCGTGTTACGCTGAAGCGCAGATTTGCTCTGCTCCTGACCCAGCAGA AGGCTGAGGCTATGTAA
- a CDS encoding uncharacterized protein (EggNog:ENOG41~TransMembrane:11 (i66-83o89-108i140-165o171-190i202-223o243-261i282-303o323-343i364-384o396-417i429-454o)) — protein MSDTSITSPSGSEKGHRYDDKKNPTSNMFDDAPIAGETSDEFREDVERAKAQEGEQKFHRLGWKRLTVVLIVEAIALGSLSLPSAFATLGMVAGVICSVGLGFLAIYTSDLVGMVKIKFPEVAHYADAGRLVAGRFGYELVGAMFALQLILLVGSHCLTGTIAFLNITENATCSLVFGVVSAIILFILAIPPSFTELAILGYIDFVSIILAIGITMIATGIKANHSAGGLSAVDWSPWPKEDLSFADAFIAITNIVFAYSFSICQFSFMDEMHTPTDYKKSIWALGLIEIAIYTITGAVIYAFVGVDVKSPALLSGGHLISKIAFGIGLPVIFISGSINGTVVGRFIHGRIYKNSVIRYVNTPMGWLTWVALIAAITVFAWVIAEAIPFFSDLLSISSSLFISGFTYYFPAIFWFVLLKEGSVFERKNLVHFILSSLSMVVGLVVLVCGTYASIVDIMNQYKAKTVRGPFTCAPLE, from the exons ATGTCTGATACATCCATCACCTCCCCGTCGGGGTCTGAAAAGGGCCACCGCTACGATGACAAGAAGAACCCCACCTCTAACATGTTCGACGATGCACCCATCGCCGGCGAAACAAGCGATGAGTTCCGTGAGGATGTTGAGCGAGCCAAGGCACAGGAGGGCGAGCAGAAGTTTCATCGTCTGGGATGGAAGCGTCTGACTGTTGTCCTCATCGTCGAGGCTATTGCTCTCGGTAGTTTGTCTCTGCCCAGTGCTTTTGCCACTCTCGGCATGGTCGCTGGTGTCATCTGCTCCGTCGGTCTTGGTTTCCTCGCCATCTACACAAGTGACCTTGTCGGCATGGTCAAGATCAAGTTTCCCGAGGTTGCCCACTACGCTGATGCCGGTAGACTGGTTGCTGGTCGCTTTGGATACGAGCTTGTTGGAGCCATGTTTGCCCTGCAACTGATCCTGCTTGTCGGTTCTCACTGCTTGACCGGTACCATTGCCTTCCTCAACATCACAGAGAACGCCACTTGCTCCCTCGTCTTTGGAGTTGTCTccgccatcatcctcttcatcctggcCATTCCTCCGTCCTTCACCGAGCTTGCCATTCTTGGCTACATCGACTTCGTCTCCATCATCCTTGCCATTGGTATCACCATGATTGCCACTGGTATCAAGGCTAACCACTCCGCCGGTGGACTGTCGGCCGTTGACTGGTCCCCATGGCCCAAGGAGGATCTGTCCTTTGCTGATGCCTTCATCGCCATTACCAACATTGTCTTCGCCTACAGCTTTTCCATCTGCCAGTTCTCATTCATGGACGAGATGCACACCCCCACCGATTATAAGAAGTCTATCTGGGCTCTTGGTCTCATCGAGATTGCCATCTACACCATCACCGGCGCTGTCATTTACGCCTTTGTCGGAGTTGATGTCAAGTCCCCCGCTCTGCTGTCTGGTGGCCACCTCATCTCCAAGATTGCCTTTGGTATTGGTCTGCCTGTCATCTTCATTTCTGGATCCATCAACGGCACCGTCGTCGGACGCTTCATCCACGGACGAATTTACAAGAACTCCGTCATCCGATACGTCAACACTCCTATGGGATGGCTTACCTGGGTCGCTCTCATTGCCGCCATCACCGTCTTCGCTTGGGTTATCGCCGAGGCCattcccttcttctcggaTCTCCTGTCCATCTCATCgtccctcttcatctccggCTTCACCTACTACTTCCCCGCCATTTTCTGGTTTGTGCTCCTCAAGGAGGGAAGCGTCTTTGAGCGAAAGAACCTTGTCCACTTCATTCTGAGCAGCCTTTCCATGGTTGTTGGACTTGTTGTGCTGGTCTGCGGAACTTACGCCAGTATTGTTGATATT ATGAACCAATACAAGGCCAAGACCGTCCGTGGTCCTTTCACCTGCGCGCCTCTTGAGTAA
- a CDS encoding uncharacterized protein (EggNog:ENOG41): MPNIRQIKTCSRCRLLKLRCDRIKPSCERCVQAEASCSFLHSHSPQSVVQAEHLNSTRSSSEQSSSPSDESVPSSDIAAQKIRKTVKRRNRAHLSCTRCHRLKVRCDKELPCSRCRGSGWGKLCTYTHRVEKDSSPSDSSRDTLCAAAHEDPKHIYTSWHTRRRGATHWKTLVSRIEASARNLGHVFVHGVHMTVLHADCHTDIALPCNFPFNSPGAAKFSSLDKVYSLLHGHREHCESFVDGYFALYQPVHPIIDPVGFADEVNCFWDDPTQADISWLSSFLMVLALGCFTVTRDTKLMVEFCLAAEACLSKTAFLVRPSMSVMRTLCLIVLVKQLSNGTCWSFDASWTLLGIIVRLAVCIGLHKPPTSTPVEENAVTYSEWQSGHILWITIVYFCIQTAAVTGMPTLLSSDDILERTDVQDVLLPHAEGVGPWFSLCDAFPIICKIIARVNSGTKATSYDEILEYNATIRRLMAASMDHPECNDSLRAILDIFFRRVLMVLHRCHALLPNAPELYPVSYWASLECSLAILVHHRNLCEHRGNSIYQDLLGRLYKLDFFAAALTASLYLLQRDAPLAVGFAIPPRQTILETLETCTEIWGRDKDRSICFRSGYRTLTFILTMLSGMDSMTDYGLPHSSVACT, from the exons ATGCCCAACATCAGACAGATAAAGACCTGCAGTCGGTGTCGCCTCCTGAAGCTTCGCTGCGACAGAATCAAACCCTCATGCGAAAGATGCGTTCAGGCCGAAGCCAGTTGTTCATTTCTCCACAGCCACTCGCCACAGTCAGTTGTACAAGCGGAACATCTCAATTCTACGCGCTCAAGCTCGGAGcagtcatcatctccaagtGATGAATCTGTACCATCTTCCGATATCGCCGCCCAGAAAATCCGGAAAAcagtgaagaggaggaatcGCGCACATCTCTCTTGCACGCGATGTCATCGACTCAAAGTCCGCTGTGACAAGGAGCTGCCGTGCTCGCGATGTCGCGGTTCTGGCTGGGGCAAGCTATGCACCTATACACATCGGGTTGAGAAGGATTCTTCACCTAGCGATTCAAGTCGAGATACTCTGTGCGCAGCGGCACATGAAGATCCCAAACACATCTATACGTCGTGGCATACGCGACGCCGGGGCGCGACTCATTGGAAAACCCTTGTGTCACGG ATTGAGGCTTCAGCGCGCAATCTTGGACATGTGTTTGTACACGGCGTCCACATGACAGTGCTTCATGCTGACTGCCATACCGACATTGCTCTTCCTTGCAATTTCCCTTTCAATAGTCCTGGCGCCGCCAAATTCTCCTCTCTCGATAAAGTCTACAGTCTCCTCCACGGCCATAGAGAGCACTGCGAGTCTTTTGTTGATGGCTACTTTGCCTTATACCAGCCCGTGCATCCAATCATCGACCCTGTTGGCTTCGCTGATGAAGTCAACTGTTTCTGGGACGACCCAACACAGGCTGATATCTCCTGGCTATCGTCATTTCTCATGGTATTGGCGCTGGGCTGCTTCACAGTGACTCGAGATACAAAGCTAATGGTCGAGTTTTGCCTTGCGGCCGAAGCCTGTCTGTCCAAAACGGCATTCCTGGTCCGGCCAAGCATGTCAGTAATGCGAACGTTGTGTCTAATTGTTCTCGTTAAACAGCTCTCGAACGGCACATGTTGGTCTTTTGATGCGAGCTGGACACTGTTGGGTATAATTGTTCGCCTCGCTGTTTGCATAGGTCTTCACAAGCCCCCGACTTCAACCCCTGTCGAGGAGAACGCGGTGACTTACTCTGAATGGCAATCTGGTCATATCTTATGGATAACAATAGTCTACTTTTGCAtacaaacagcagcagttaCCGGTATGCcaactctcctctcctctgaTGATATTTTGGAGAGAACAGATGTGCAGGATGTTTTGTTACCTCATGCTGAGGGAGTTGGCCCGTGGTTCTCGTTATGCGATGCATTTCCAATAATATGCAAAATTATTGCGAGAGTCAATTCCGGTACAAAAGCAACATCTTACGACGAAATACTCGAATACAACGCCACCATCAGACGGCTGATGGCTGCCTCTATGGATCACCCCGAGTGCAACGACTCGTTACGTGCCATCCTAGACATCTTCTTTCGCCGTGTCTTGATGGTACTCCATCGCTGTCACGCTCTACTTCCCAATGCTCCGGAACTATATCCTGTCTCTTACTGGGCTTCTCTCGAGTGCAGTTTGGCCATACTAGTTCATCATCGAAATCTCTGCGAGCACCGCGGTAATTCCATCTATCAGGATTTATTAGGCCGTCTATACAAACTTGACTTCTTCGCCGCCGCGCTGACAGCTAGTCTCTATCTATTACAGAGAGATGCACCACTCGCAGTCGGATTTGCCATACCGCCTAGACAGACAATCCTCGAGACATTGGAGACCTGCACTGAGATATGGGGTAGAGACAAAGATAGATCCATTTGCTTTCGTTCTGGATACAGGACGTTGACGTTCATTCTAACTATGCTGTCCGGAATGGATAGCATGACAGATTATGGACTGCCACACTCATCGGTAGCGTGTACGTAG
- a CDS encoding uncharacterized protein (BUSCO:EOG092D2UJS), with translation MATPPAQPTEPSATPAVATFKPIHSLVLDTGPLIKNDPPASVLISKAEKLYTLPNIISEIRDAATRSRVETTLLPFVTIRSPRPESLKFIADFAKKTGDYGVLSKPDMEVLALGYELECERNGGDWRLRNTPGQKSVNGRPQQNKQTTEEEQKKPEQTEEAQQTDSQQSPEAADVQTESQPQLDTETKLNDDMQTLSLGASGSSEEQAEESSTPAAVENAPEASSPAAQSEEQPEEASEDSDDEGWITPSNLKKQQAKDSGANGTNDNGPPKTLQAAILTSDYAMQNVALRINLNLVTPSLSRITYLKTWVLRCHGCFNITKDMDKQFCPKCGQSTLTRTSCSTDQHGNFKIHLKQGFQWNTRGNVFSVPKPVHGSANGRLPKNVGGKNNWGRDLILAEDQKEHTKALDEQRRQRKKDLMDDDFLPGLLTGHRSGAGGKIKVGAGRNVNSRRKR, from the coding sequence ATGGCAACTCCGCCGGCTCAACCCACCGAGCCATCTGCGACTCCCGCTGTCGCAACGTTCAAACCGATTCACAGCCTTGTCCTGGATACCGGTCCATTGATCAAGAACGATCCTCCTGCCAGCGTCCTCATCTCCAAAGCCGAAAAGCTATACACCCTCCCCAACATCATCAGCGAAATCCGCGACGCCGCGACTCGCTCTCGAGTCGAAACGACGCTGCTACCGTTTGTCACTATACGATCCCCAAGACCAGAAAGCCTAAAGTTTATTGCCGACTTTGCGAAGAAGACTGGTGACTATGGAGTGCTCAGCAAGCCAGATATGGAGGTGCTCGCGCTGGGATACGAGCTAGAGTGCGAGAGGAATGGCGGCGATTGGAGACTGAGGAATACACCGGGTCAGAAAAGTGTGAACGGACGGCCACAGCAAAATAAGCAGACGacggaagaagaacaaaagaagcCGGAGCAAACAGAGGAAGCTCAGCAGACTGATTCCCAACAGAGCCCGGAAGCCGCTGATGTCCAAACAGAGTCACAGCCTCAGCTAGATACCGAGACAAAACTCAACGATGATATGCAGACTCTGAGCCTGGGAGCCTCGGGCAGCAGTGAAGAGCAAGCTGAGGAGTCCAGCACACCAGCAGCCGTCGAGAACGCTCCTGAGGCCTCTTCCCCGGCAGCACAGTCTGAAGAACAGCCCGAAGAGGCGTCAGAAGACTCTGATGACGAAGGCTGGATCACTCCCTCCAAtctcaagaagcagcaggccaAGGACTCTGGCGCAAATGGCACCAACGACAATGGCCCTCCCAAAACTCTGCAGGCTGCCATCCTGACCTCCGATTACGCCATGCAAAACGTTGCGCTGCGCATCAACCTCAACCTCGTCACACCGTCCCTATCTCGCATCACATATCTCAAGACGTGGGTGCTAcgctgccatggctgcttcaacatcaccaagGACATGGACAAGCAATTCTGCCCCAAGTGCGGCCAGAGCACTCTTACCAGGACGAGCTGCTCAACGGACCAGCATGGAAACTTCAAGATCCACCTCAAGCAGGGCTTCCAATGGAACACGAGGGGAAATGTGTTTAGCGTGCCGAAGCCGGTCCATGGCAGCGCCAACGGAAGACTGCCCAAGAACGTGGGCGGCAAGAATAACTGGGGCAGAGATTTGATCTTGGCTGAGGACCAGAAGGAGCATACCAAGGCCTTGGATGAACAGCGCagacagaggaagaaggaccTCATGGACGATGATTTCTTGCCGGGCCTTTTGACTGGTCACAGGTCTGGGGCGGGTGGTAAGATCAAGGTTGGTGCTGGGCGAAACGTGAACTCGAGGCGGAAGAGGTAA
- the CFD1 gene encoding cytosolic Fe-S cluster assembly factor cfd1 (EggNog:ENOG41) — MGLEKVKHIVLVLSGKGGVGKSSVTTQLALSLTLAGHSVGILDVDLTGPSIPRMLSIEASKVTQVPGGWAPVTVHEADPEKGVGSLHAMSLGFLLPKRGDAVVWRGPKKTAMIRQFLKDVLWDETEYLLIDTPPGTSDEHISLAESLQKDARPGQVAGAVVVTTPQAVATADVRKELNFCVKTGIRVLGVVENMSGFVCPHCSECTDIFGSGGGRSMAEEFRVPFLGSVPIDTQFIALVEEGKRPFYPVGTVVNGRDISTAPSESGEKQDSKDDGTLVDKYRDCSLFHIFAGITTQVGEKIAGIENT; from the exons ATGGGCTTGGAGAAGGTCAAGCACATTGTGCTG GTGCTGTCCGGCAAAGGAGGCGTGGGCAAGTCTTCGGTGACGACGCAGCTGGCCCTGTCCCTCACACTCGCAGGCCACTCGGTGGGCATCCTCGATGTCGATCTGACCGGCCCGTCCATCCCGCGCATGCTATCGATCGAAGCGTCCAAGGTCACTCAGGTGCCAGGAGGATGGGCGCCGGTTACTGTCCACGAGGCCGATCCGGAGAAGGGAGTGGGCAGCCTGCACGCCATGAGCCTGGGGTTCCTGCTGCCCAAGCGAGGCGACGCAGTGGTTTGGAGAGGCCCGAAGAAGACGGCCATGATTCGACAGTTCCTCAAGGATGTGCTGTGGGACGAGACGGAATACCTACTCATCGACACGCCGCCGGGAACCAGTGACGAGCACATTTCGCTGGCCGAATCGCTACAAAAGGACGCTCGGCCGGGTCAGGTGGCCGGCGCTGTGGTTGTTACGACGCCGCAGGCGGTGGCGACCGCGGACGTGCGCAAAGAGCTAAACTTCTGCGTCAAGACCGGCATTCGCGTGCTTGGAGTGGTGGAGAACATGAGCGGCTTCGTGTGCCCGCACTGCTCAGAGTGCACCGATATCTTCGGATCCGGGGGCGGACGGTCCATGGCAGAGGAGTTTAGAGTGCCTTTTCTGGGCTCCGTACCGATCGATACGCAGTTTATTGCTCTCGTGGAAGAGGGCAAGCGACCATTTTATCCAGTGGGCACAGTAGTGAACGGCCGGGACATTTCAACGGCGCCGTCAGAGAGCGGCGAGAAACAGGACAGCAAAGATGACGGGACACTGGTGGACAAGTACAGGGACTGTTCGCTCTTCCACATCTTTGCAGGCATCACCACACAGGTTGGGGAGAAGATTGCCGGGATAGAGAATACATGA
- a CDS encoding uncharacterized protein (EggNog:ENOG41): protein MPTYVVTASKNALSPEAKQALARVITATHCEDANIPFYLCQVVFQDVEPSQQFLNAEPVAVDQIWVRGDVRAGRSEEQKARIIERIVAEGSQVTGVSESKFWVYICDIPKMAEYGRILPPPGQEAEYIASLPADVRARFNIQ, encoded by the coding sequence ATGCCAACATATGTTGTAACGGCTTCGAAAAATGCCCTGTCGCCAGAGGCGAAACAAGCATTAGCACGAGTTATTACCGCTACTCACTGCGAAGATGCAAACATACCCTTTTATTTATGCCAGGTGGTGTTCCAAGACGTTGAGCCCAGCCAGCAATTTTTGAACGCGGAACCTGTGGCTGTTGACCAAATTTGGGTTCGTGGAGATGTCAGGGCCGGCCGCTCAGAGGAGCAAAAGGCACGTATCATTGAACGCATAGTCGCGGAGGGTAGCCAAGTGACTGGAGTTTCTGAGTCGAAATTTTGGGTTTACATTTGTGATATCCCCAAAATGGCAGAATACGGACGAATCTTGCCTCCTCcaggccaagaagcagagTATATCGCCAGTCTACCTGCTGACGTTCGTGCAAGGTTCAATATTCAATGA
- a CDS encoding uncharacterized protein (EggNog:ENOG41) translates to MASHFVWTNRSKESLALDLKNPRDLKVLKKILLQADIMVQNLAPGAAERLGLSHEELQKTNSGIIVCDISGYGSHGPYRDKKAYDLLVQSEAGMLSVTGSEAEPSKTGISIADIAAGMYAYSNILAALLERGKTGKGRRIDISMLESMAEWMSFPMYYAFDGQPGPSRAGASHATIYPYGPFETGTDGASVMMGVQNEREWAILCRDVLGDASLATDERFVNNTLRSRNREELKKIICARFSELSADEVIEKLDKAGIANASMNDMQGVWKHSQLRARKRWIDVETPSGLVPGLLPPGVDDISQVNIAEVPAVGQHNEVIFAEFGLSEEE, encoded by the coding sequence ATGGCATCACACTTTGTATGGACCAATCGTTCCAAGGAAAGCCTTGCACTTGATTTAAAAAATCCACGCGACTTGAAGGTTTTAAAGAAAATCCTGCTCCAGGCGGATATCATGGTGCAGAACCTGGCACCAGGCGCAGCAGAAAGATTAGGACTCTCGCATGAAGAGCTCCAGAAGACGAACTCAGGTATTATTGTATGCGATATCTCTGGTTATGGATCACATGGGCCATACCGTGACAAGAAAGCCTACGACTTGCTTGTGCAGAGCGAAGCAGGTATGCTCTCTGTAACAGGCAGTGAAGCTGAGCCAAGCAAAACTGGTATATCCATAGCTGATATAGCAGCTGGAATGTACGCCTACTCGAATATCCTGGCAGCATTACTGGAGCGGGGGAAGACAGGAAAAGGGCGCCGAATTGACATTTCGATGTTAGAGAGTATGGCTGAATGGATGAGCTTTCCCATGTATTATGCTTTCGACGGACAACCGGGCCCAAGCCGAGCAGGGGCATCCCATGCGACAATTTACCCGTATGGGCCATTCGAAACAGGCACCGACGGAGCTTCCGTTATGATGGGCGTGCAGAACGAACGAGAATGGGCCATTCTATGCCGAGATGTACTAGGAGATGCGAGTTTGGCAACAGATGAGCGCTTTGTGAACAACACGCTTAGAAGTCGTAATCGAgaagagttgaagaagattATTTGCGCTCGCTTCTCTGAGCTCTCTGCAGACGAAGTTATTGAAAAGTTGGACAAGGCGGGTATCGCAAATGCTAGTATGAATGACATGCAAGGTGTATGGAAGCATTCTCAGCTTCGAGCAAGGAAGCGTTGGATAGATGTAGAAACACCGAGTGGCCTCGTGCCTGGGCTACTACCCCCTGGCGTAGACGATATTTCGCAGGTCAATATTGCAGAGGTTCCAGCCGTAGGACAGCACAATGAGGTAATATTTGCTGAGTTTGGTCTCTCCGAAGAAGAGtag
- a CDS encoding uncharacterized protein (TransMembrane:4 (o29-49i70-97o109-132i144-162o)~EggNog:ENOG41): MAQVFVRDEQLCKQYAQFASDLDRWHFKIIYWFMFVLNLMILFIASWTYTKGQEAIELYSHEPQRRSRSLVKYMLMCLGCVIVSTAIVIMEAFALLALQFCDGENLISLYWSTWTMTQVGSLIAMMGIILAMAHSLRNRRHPPWALALGTPVLVTAGLLHLVHDCIMKRINKIKEGPIRKNSVLSVSEVNTIQGNVEDDFESSPSVPGEFIGFTVDGGPIVRFSSPIPLNLNSDSRPEVLGYYDGTQPVIAYKRGSIQFLSTPSKGKTRDQNESQPPQEEKSVDKAQAILPETI, from the exons ATGGCCCAGGTATTTGTGAGGGATGAACAACTGTGCAAACAATATGCGCAGTTTGCATCCGATTTAGACCGATGGCATTTTAAGATTATCTACTGGTTTATGTTCGTGCTGAATCTCATGATTCTATTCATTGCATCCTGGACATACACAAA AGGTCAAGAAGCTATCGAACTATACAGTCATGAACCTCAGAGGCGTTCAAGAAGCCTAGTCAAGTATATGCTGATGTGTCTTGGTTGCGTAATCGTGTCGACGGCAATCGTTATTATGGAAGCCTTTGCTCTCCTGGCTCTGCAGTTTTGTGATGGCGAGAATCTGATATCCCTATACTGGTCTACGTGGACCATGACTCAAGTCGGATCGCTTATAGCGATGATGGGTATCATCCTTGCCATGGCACACTCGTTGAGAAACAGAAGGCATCC GCCATGGGCTCTTGCGTTAGGAACACCAGTCCTCGTTACCGCCGGCTTATTGCACCTCGTTCACGATTGCATAATGAAGCGAATCAACAAGATCAAGGAAGGCCCTATAAGGAAGAATAGCGTTCTTTCTGTGAGCGAAGT GAATACTATTCAGGGAAACGTTGAAGATGACTTTGAGAGTTCGCCTTCAGTTCCGGGCGAATTCATAGGATTCACAGTGGATGGTGGCCCCATTGTCCGCTTCAGCAGTCCCATCCCCCTAAATCTCAACTCCGATAGTAGACCCGAGGTGCTAGGATATTACGATGGCACTCAACCTGTGATAGCATACAAAAGAGGATCCATCCAATTTTTGTCTACGCCATCAAAAGGCAAAACGCGCGACCAAAATGAGTCTCAGCCACCACAAGAGGAAAAATCGGTGGACAAGGCACAGGCAATTCTACCGGAGACTATTTAG
- a CDS encoding uncharacterized protein (EggNog:ENOG41~TransMembrane:10 (i108-132o152-180i192-210o216-240i301-322o352-376i397-418o430-449i469-487o499-523i)) has protein sequence MPSFWRRPFQSSEESQSTEVEERGSSSDSDPSELIAGGTHYVAGKAANNKEVSYQDASGAPVEESSPLGYNVGPMTILFLNVSKMIGTGIFSTPSSILSGTGSIGLSLIWWALGFLTSTCAFSVYLEFTSYFPSRSGAEVVYLEQAFPRPRWLISTAFAFQTVILSFSSGNCYVLAEYIFKMSDHTPTDWQLKGVAVAGYTVAVLAVILHNRHAYHFANVVGFIKISTLLFISITGFVVLGGHTRVKNPTANFQNSFQGKATAYGTTNSLYKIIFSYAGFENSFNVANEVKNPVKKIRRNGFIAICTVTVLYILTVVAYYSAVPKEDIVGGKLTVANLFFINVFGDSKGIRALNFLIAISAFGNLVAVLIGSSRVIRECGRQGVLPFTKFWVSTYPFGTALGPYLFKYVITLVMILAPPAGDAFNFVTDLGVYPGSFFDFLMSVGLLIVRHKRKALNLPRPVFKAWDIAIYFSILKNLYLLIMPWYPPAGGATGGDVSFWYATYVVTSVGILVGCAAYFWLWVHGIPRLRGYKIREEVVTLDDGAKSHKLVKVPNSEIEEWDKKHDHAGRIITEAIDPVDEAQSKILIAGKDGTLSTTQ, from the exons ATGCCGTCCTTCTGGCGGCGTCCTTTTCAGAGCAGTGAAGAATCTCAATCTACTGAAGTAGAAGAGAGGGGATCATCATCGGACAGTGATCCATCCGAGCTCATTGCCGGAGGCACGCATTATGTCGCAGGCAAAGCAGCCAACAACAAAGAGGTATCCTATCAAGATGCCTCTGGTGCACCCGTTGAAGAGTCATCGCCCTTAGGATATAATGTTGGGCCTATGACAATTCTGTTTCTGAACGTGAGTAAGATGATCGGCACAGGCATCTTCTCGACTC CCTCGAGCATTCTTTCCGGAACCGGCAGCATCGGTTTGAGTCTGATATGGTGGGCTCTTGGATTTTTAACTTCCACATGCGCGTTTTCTGTGTATCTCGAGTTCACATCCTATTTTCCTTCGCGGTCAGGAGCCGAGGTGGTGTATCTCGAGCAAGCATTCCCACGGCCGCGTTGGCTGATATCAACGGCGTTCGCTTTTCAGACAGTGATTTTGTCATTCAGCAGCGGAAACTGTTACG TTTTGGCTGAGTATATCTTCAAAATGTCAGATCACACCCCTACTGATTGGCAGTTGAAGGGAGTAGCTGTAGCTGGCTACACTGTTGCAGTCCTTG CTGTGATTTTGCACAACAGACATGCGTATCACTTCGCCAACGTGGTCGGTTTCATCAAAATCTCCACGCTGCTCTTCATATCCATTACAGGATTCGTAGTCCTTGGAGGGCACACCCGCGTTAAGAATCCGACGGCCAATTTTCAAAATTCTTTTCAGGGAAAAGCTACTGCTTACGGAACAACAAACAGTTTATACAAAATTATTTTCTCCTATGCTGGATTCGAAAACTCTTTCAACGTTGCCAATGAAGTCAAG AATCCCGTGAAGAAAATTCGTCGCAATGGCTTCATTGCCATATGCACAGTTACAGTTCTATACATTTTGACGGTTGTTGCCTATTATTCTGCCG TTCCGAAAGAAGACATTGTGGGCGGCAAGCTAACTGTCGCCAATCTATTTTTCATAAATGTCTTTGGAGACAGCAAGGGTATTAGGGCTCTCAACTTCTTGATTGCAATCAGTGCTTTTGGCAATCTGGTGGCCGTATTAATCGGATCCTCGAGGGTTATTCGTGAATGCGGTCGACAAGGTGTCCTCCCATTCACCAAATTTTGGGTTTCAACTTATCCATTCGGTACCGCCCTTGGACCATACCTGTTCAAATATGTCATTACTCTCGTAATGATCTTAGCACCCCCTGCTGGAGATGCCTTCAACTTTG TTACTGACCTCGGTGTGTACCCTGGCTCTTTCTTTGACTTCTTAATGAGTGTTGGTCTTCTTATTGTACGACATAAGCGAAAAGCCCTCAATTTGCCAAGGCCTGTGTTCAAAGCCTGGGATATCGCTATTTATTTCAGTATTCTCAAGAATCTCTACCTACTCATCATGCCGTGGTACCCTCCTGCAGGAGGAGCAACTGGTGGCGACGTTAGCTTCTGGTACGCTACGTATGTAGTTACTTCTGTCGGCAT CCTCGTGGGCTGTGCGGCCTATTTTTGGCTTTGGGTTCACGGCATTCCTCGTCTCCGAGGTTACAAAATCCGAGAAGAAGTGGTTACCCTCGATGATGGTGCAAAGAGTCATAAACTGGTCAAAGTGCCAAATTCTGAAATCGAGGAGTGGGACAAGAAGCACGACCATGCTGGACGCATCATCACAGAGGCTATTGATCCAGTCGACGAGGCACAGAGTAAAATCTTGATTGCAGGAAAGGATGGCACTTTGTCTACCACACAATAA